The following coding sequences are from one Pseudonocardia sp. EC080619-01 window:
- a CDS encoding urease subunit gamma, with amino-acid sequence MHLSPQERDKLLVHVAADVARRRRERGLRMNYPESVALITEHVLEGARDGRTVAELMSSGREVLTRDDVLDGIGDMLDSVQVEATFPDGTKLVTVHGPIA; translated from the coding sequence ATGCACCTCAGCCCCCAGGAGCGCGACAAGCTGCTCGTCCACGTCGCCGCCGACGTCGCCCGCAGACGGCGCGAGCGGGGCCTGCGGATGAACTACCCGGAGTCGGTCGCGCTGATCACCGAGCACGTCCTGGAGGGCGCCCGGGACGGGCGGACGGTCGCCGAGCTCATGTCGAGCGGCCGGGAGGTGCTGACCCGCGACGACGTCCTCGACGGCATCGGGGACATGCTCGACTCGGTGCAGGTGGAGGCCACCTTCCCGGACGGCACCAAGCTCGTCACCGTGCACGGGCCGATCGCGTGA
- a CDS encoding solute carrier family 23 protein: protein MSPLPRPRRRPSTQPVHPVDAVPPPGRLAVYGLQHVLAFYAGAVVVPILLANAIGLDERQLIHLINADLFTCGIASIIQAVGIGRKIGVRLPLLQGVTFTAVSPMIAIGLAAGGGTEGLTTIYGAVIVAGLVTFFAAPYVARLLRFFPPVVTGTVITVIGLALLPVAAQDAVGGANAPDPGNPLYLALALGTLAVIVLIQRIFRGFLATVAVLAGLVIGTLAAVPFGLVDTSGVGESAWVGVTTPFHFGWPQFSLAAILSMIVVMMITAVETTGDVVATGEIVGKRVGPDDVARALRADGAATTLGGVLNSFPYTCFAENVGLVRLTRVSSRWVVAAAGGFMILIGLVPKAGALVAAVPHPVLGGAALAMFATVAVVGIQTLTAVDFRDHRNVVVVGSGLGVALFVTVQPDVAQALPGWAQIVLGSGITAGSVVAIGLNLLFFHTGRRPAGDPVPAGIAADRIETMGRAEFADVFGRLFEGPTPVPARVHARGPFPDTDALRAAVQEELFAAPAGEQRELMGHYPDLGGLVTSGSGSGTGDGVGPDGRAPAGRAGQGTGDTAGDTAGDTVGDALGDRAVSRDRAGLALLGADDRDELAALAASYRERFGFPLIVCLRDAGDRAALLATARRRLTHPPAQEHAAALVEIAKVAGHRFDDLVAR, encoded by the coding sequence ATGAGTCCGCTGCCGCGTCCGCGCCGCCGCCCGTCCACCCAGCCCGTCCACCCCGTCGACGCCGTGCCACCGCCGGGCCGTCTCGCCGTCTACGGCCTGCAGCACGTGCTCGCGTTCTACGCGGGCGCCGTCGTCGTCCCGATCCTGCTGGCGAACGCGATCGGGCTGGACGAGCGGCAGCTGATCCACCTCATCAACGCGGACCTCTTCACCTGCGGGATCGCCTCGATCATCCAGGCGGTCGGGATCGGCCGGAAGATCGGTGTGCGGCTCCCGCTGCTGCAGGGCGTCACCTTCACCGCGGTGTCCCCGATGATCGCGATCGGGCTCGCCGCGGGTGGCGGGACCGAGGGGCTGACGACGATCTACGGTGCCGTGATCGTCGCCGGGCTCGTGACGTTCTTCGCGGCGCCCTACGTGGCCCGGCTGCTGCGGTTCTTCCCGCCGGTCGTCACCGGCACGGTGATCACGGTGATCGGGCTGGCGCTGCTGCCGGTCGCGGCGCAGGACGCCGTCGGCGGTGCGAACGCCCCCGATCCGGGCAACCCGCTGTACCTGGCGCTCGCGCTCGGCACGCTGGCGGTGATCGTGCTGATCCAGCGGATCTTCCGGGGCTTCCTGGCGACCGTCGCGGTGCTGGCGGGGCTCGTGATCGGGACGCTCGCCGCGGTGCCGTTCGGGCTCGTCGACACCTCGGGGGTGGGGGAGTCGGCGTGGGTCGGGGTGACGACGCCGTTCCACTTCGGCTGGCCGCAGTTCTCACTGGCCGCGATCCTCTCGATGATCGTGGTCATGATGATCACGGCGGTGGAGACGACCGGGGACGTCGTCGCGACGGGCGAGATCGTCGGGAAGCGGGTCGGGCCGGACGACGTCGCCCGCGCCCTGCGCGCCGACGGCGCCGCCACCACGCTGGGCGGGGTCCTGAACTCGTTCCCCTACACCTGCTTCGCCGAGAACGTCGGCCTGGTGCGGCTGACCCGGGTGTCGAGCCGATGGGTGGTCGCGGCCGCCGGTGGGTTCATGATCCTCATCGGGCTGGTCCCGAAGGCGGGGGCGCTGGTCGCCGCGGTCCCGCACCCGGTCCTCGGCGGGGCGGCGCTCGCGATGTTCGCGACGGTCGCCGTCGTCGGGATCCAGACGCTGACCGCGGTGGACTTCCGGGACCACCGCAACGTCGTGGTGGTCGGCTCCGGCCTCGGGGTGGCGCTGTTCGTCACGGTGCAGCCGGACGTCGCGCAGGCGCTGCCGGGCTGGGCGCAGATCGTGCTCGGCTCGGGCATCACGGCGGGCAGCGTGGTGGCGATCGGCCTGAACCTGCTGTTCTTCCACACCGGACGCCGGCCGGCCGGGGACCCGGTGCCGGCCGGGATCGCGGCCGACCGGATCGAGACGATGGGGCGGGCCGAGTTCGCCGACGTCTTCGGCCGGCTCTTCGAGGGGCCGACGCCGGTGCCCGCCCGGGTGCACGCGCGCGGGCCGTTCCCGGACACCGACGCGCTGCGGGCCGCGGTCCAGGAGGAGCTGTTCGCCGCACCGGCGGGGGAGCAGCGGGAGCTGATGGGGCACTACCCCGATCTCGGTGGACTCGTGACGAGCGGGAGCGGGAGCGGGACCGGCGACGGCGTCGGGCCGGACGGGCGGGCACCCGCGGGCCGGGCGGGGCAGGGAACCGGGGACACGGCCGGGGACACAGCCGGGGACACGGTCGGGGACGCGCTCGGGGACCGGGCCGTGTCCCGGGACCGGGCCGGCCTGGCGCTGCTCGGCGCCGACGACCGGGACGAGCTCGCTGCGCTCGCGGCGTCCTACCGGGAGCGGTTCGGTTTCCCGCTGATCGTCTGCCTGCGCGACGCCGGTGACCGGGCCGCGCTGCTCGCGACCGCCCGCCGCCGGCTCACCCACCCGCCCGCGCAGGAACACGCCGCCGCCCTCGTCGAGATCGCGAAGGTCGCCGGGCACCGGTTCGACGACCTCGTCGCGCGCTGA